One Lycium barbarum isolate Lr01 chromosome 5, ASM1917538v2, whole genome shotgun sequence genomic window carries:
- the LOC132639339 gene encoding uncharacterized protein LOC132639339: MYHKIPGVLSQQVEQITGFKRDQFPLKYLGCPIFHARSKKVYYNDLIKKVKNKLQNWKGKLLSFGGKAVLINSVLQSIPIYMLSAVVPTKYTINDLHKIFARFYWSTKEEGKSRNWSSWDKMKPTEVQWKGGSQVWKRILEARDQVDQQIWWEPRNGACDVWEDNWTNLGSIKQEMPLEFQIDTSIKEEETVQHLFLIGEFAVEIWQYYNATVGIIVPRIQIHQTIVQWWYMQGPTKLNSVMQAAPAFICWLL; this comes from the exons ATGTATCACAAGATTCCTGGTGTACTGTCTCAACAGGTGGAGCAAATTACAGGCTTTAAAAGGGATCAGTTTCCATTAAAGTATTTGGGATGCCCTATATTTCATGCAAGGAGTAAAAAGGTATATTACAATGACCTTATCAAGAAGGTGAaaaacaagctgcaaaattggaAAGGAAAATTGCTCTCTTTTGGTGGAAAAGCAGTTCTTATCAATAGTGTGCTTCAGAGTATTCCCATATACATGCTTTCAGCTGTTGTTCCCACAAAATATACAATTAATGATCTTCATAAAATATTTGCAAGGTTTTACTGGAGTACTAAAGAAGAAGGTAAAAGTAGGAATTGGTCCTCTTGGGACAAG aTGAAGCCTACAGAAGTGCAGTGGAAAGGTGGATCACAAGTGTGGAAAAGAATATTAGAAGCAAGGGATCAGGTGGATCAACAGATATGGTGGGAACCTAGAAATGGAGCATGTGATGTATGGGAAGATAATTGGACTAATCTTGGTTCAATCAAACAGGAAATGCCTCTAGAATTTCAGATTGACACCAGCATTAAAGAG GAGGAGACAGTTCAACATCTATTCTTAATAGGTGAATTTGCAGTAGAAATATGGCAATATTATAATGCTACTGTGGGGATAATTGTTCCAAGGATTCAGATTCATCAGACAATAGTGCAATGGTGGTATATGCAAGGTCCTACAAAACTCAATTCGGTTATGCAGGCTGCACCAGCATTCATATGCTGGCTATTATAG